From a single Bacillus pseudomycoides DSM 12442 genomic region:
- a CDS encoding DUF1801 domain-containing protein, whose translation MYKLKTTETNNSVIEFIESVESLKKRENAYQLLDIFTETTGYTAKMWGPSIIGFGTYHYKYASGHEGDAPLVGFSPRKAKISLYFAVGDPRREELLKSFGKYTSGKSCIYINKIADIDSNVLKALIKQSVNFLKEEYPNH comes from the coding sequence ATGTACAAACTCAAAACAACAGAAACTAACAATAGTGTAATTGAATTTATTGAAAGTGTTGAAAGTCTTAAAAAACGAGAAAACGCATATCAATTATTAGATATATTTACTGAAACAACAGGCTATACAGCAAAGATGTGGGGACCGAGCATTATCGGCTTTGGTACATACCATTATAAATATGCATCCGGTCATGAGGGAGATGCCCCATTAGTAGGCTTTTCCCCCAGAAAAGCTAAAATTAGTCTATATTTTGCAGTTGGTGACCCTAGGCGAGAAGAACTATTAAAAAGCTTCGGAAAATACACATCTGGAAAATCGTGTATTTATATTAATAAAATAGCAGACATTGATAGTAATGTTCTAAAAGCGCTAATCAAACAATCTGTAAATTTTTTGAAAGAAGAGTATCCAAATCATTAA
- a CDS encoding AraC family transcriptional regulator, giving the protein MSNRSNRNLEIVIPILVYIQANLHEDLDLKVVAKKAGLSPFHFHRMFKNVVGETLKQYVLRIKLEKAAFALKYWDEKILSISNELGFKNPESFTRAFKREFQYTPKDYRQQFRKGELSLEERHSFLNQMTNVFEISPVTLKHVSPIDVAFIRNTGLYEDVDTRLFHKLIQWAKDKKIYRNDCFLLGVGHDAPTITPKELLRFDCCIEVDQPFHSEGKISYQQLEGGQFATVTYVGPYGMNMKHAYQKLYQEIQHNKNIEFVGLPVVEIYRTTTINPSYKLNQTDIYVPIRVK; this is encoded by the coding sequence ATGAGCAATAGATCGAATAGGAATTTAGAAATTGTAATTCCAATACTTGTTTACATTCAAGCCAATTTACATGAGGACTTAGATTTAAAGGTTGTTGCCAAAAAGGCAGGATTATCACCATTCCATTTCCATAGAATGTTTAAGAATGTGGTAGGAGAAACATTAAAACAATATGTTCTTCGAATTAAGTTAGAAAAAGCAGCATTTGCTTTGAAATATTGGGACGAAAAAATTCTTTCTATATCCAATGAATTGGGATTCAAGAATCCAGAATCATTCACAAGAGCGTTTAAGAGAGAATTTCAATATACTCCAAAAGATTATAGACAACAATTTCGTAAAGGGGAATTGAGTTTGGAAGAAAGACATTCTTTTCTGAATCAAATGACAAATGTATTTGAAATATCACCCGTAACACTGAAACATGTAAGTCCAATTGATGTTGCTTTTATACGAAACACCGGTCTGTACGAAGATGTGGATACGAGACTATTTCATAAACTGATTCAATGGGCAAAAGACAAAAAAATCTATCGGAATGATTGTTTTTTATTAGGAGTTGGTCATGATGCGCCTACTATTACACCAAAAGAATTACTACGATTTGATTGCTGCATAGAAGTCGATCAACCTTTTCATTCAGAAGGAAAAATTAGTTACCAACAATTAGAAGGTGGACAGTTTGCGACTGTTACGTATGTAGGGCCTTATGGGATGAATATGAAACACGCTTACCAAAAATTATATCAAGAAATTCAACATAATAAAAACATTGAGTTTGTGGGGCTCCCTGTAGTAGAGATTTACAGGACAACAACAATCAACCCATCATACAAATTAAATCAAACGGATATTTATGTACCGATTAGAGTGAAATAA
- a CDS encoding IS6 family transposase gives MKKENLFKWKHYQPDMILLTVRWYLRYNLSFRDLVEMMEERGLSIAHTTIMRWVHQYGLELDERVRCHLKTTNDSWRVDETYVKIKGQWMYLYRAVDSK, from the coding sequence ATGAAAAAGGAAAATTTGTTCAAATGGAAGCATTATCAACCTGATATGATTTTATTAACTGTGAGATGGTACCTACGGTACAACCTCAGTTTTCGGGATTTGGTAGAAATGATGGAGGAACGAGGTTTGTCTATTGCTCACACCACCATTATGCGTTGGGTGCATCAATATGGACTTGAATTAGACGAAAGAGTACGATGTCATCTTAAGACGACAAATGATTCCTGGAGAGTCGATGAAACGTATGTGAAAATAAAAGGTCAATGGATGTATTTATATCGCGCAGTAGATTCAAAA
- the bla gene encoding class A beta-lactamase yields the protein MIVLNKFFNISHYKKVVPVLFLSCVTLIGCSNSNTQSEPPKQTKQENTVNHSFTKLEKEFDAKLGIYALDTGTNQTVTYRSDERFAYASTHKALAVGVLLQKKSIEDLDERIVYTSEDLVNYNPITEKYVDTGMTLKELADASIRYSDNTAQNLILKQLGGPSEFKKSLRAIGDTVTNPERFEPELNEVHPGDTHDTSTPKALATSLQAFALGDVLSTEKRELLIDWMKRNTTGGNLIRAGVPGEWEVADKTGSGSYGTRNDIAIIWPPNKKPIVLAILSNHDKEDAKYDDKLIAEATKIVIDALKATNK from the coding sequence ATGATAGTCTTAAACAAGTTTTTTAACATTTCACATTACAAAAAGGTTGTACCTGTATTATTTCTTTCATGTGTAACGCTTATAGGCTGTTCCAATAGTAATACTCAATCTGAACCACCTAAACAAACCAAGCAAGAAAATACAGTTAATCATTCTTTTACTAAACTTGAAAAAGAATTTGATGCTAAACTCGGTATTTATGCATTGGACACTGGTACGAATCAAACCGTTACTTATCGATCAGATGAACGGTTTGCATACGCATCTACCCACAAAGCTCTAGCTGTGGGAGTACTTTTACAAAAAAAATCAATAGAAGATCTAGATGAAAGAATTGTGTATACTAGCGAAGATCTTGTTAATTACAATCCAATTACAGAAAAGTATGTTGATACAGGTATGACTCTGAAAGAGCTTGCAGATGCTTCCATTCGATATAGTGATAATACTGCACAAAATCTTATTCTTAAACAATTAGGTGGGCCTAGTGAATTCAAAAAATCACTGAGAGCAATAGGAGATACTGTTACAAATCCTGAACGTTTTGAACCAGAATTAAACGAAGTGCATCCAGGAGACACTCATGATACTAGTACCCCCAAGGCATTAGCTACTAGTCTTCAGGCTTTCGCCCTAGGAGATGTACTTTCAACTGAGAAACGGGAATTATTAATAGATTGGATGAAAAGGAATACTACGGGGGGCAACTTAATTCGTGCTGGAGTTCCAGGAGAGTGGGAAGTAGCCGATAAGACTGGCTCAGGATCTTATGGAACCCGAAATGATATCGCAATTATTTGGCCACCAAATAAAAAGCCAATTGTTCTTGCGATACTTTCTAATCATGATAAAGAGGATGCTAAATACGATGATAAACTTATTGCAGAAGCCACCAAAATAGTGATAGATGCTTTAAAAGCTACGAATAAATAA
- a CDS encoding ABC transporter ATP-binding protein has protein sequence MKTVLEAKQIKKVYDTGGNKFEALKGINLQVKEGEFVGIMGPSGSGKTTLLNVLSTIDNATNGEILIEGKDIVKMNDDKLALFRRNHLGFIFQDYNLLDTLTVKENIALPLALSRVKASEIDRRVLEIAKKFGIDHILNQFPYQVSGGQKQRCAASRAIVTNPSMVFGDEPTGALDSKSATDLLESMKLLNEHDNSTILMVTHDAFAASYCKRVIFIKDGELYKELHRGELTRKQFFQQVVDVMSAISGGMADDII, from the coding sequence ATGAAGACAGTATTAGAGGCGAAACAAATTAAAAAAGTATACGATACAGGTGGAAATAAATTTGAAGCGTTAAAAGGTATTAACTTGCAAGTAAAAGAGGGCGAGTTTGTTGGCATTATGGGACCTTCTGGGTCTGGTAAAACGACTCTTTTAAATGTTCTTTCTACGATTGATAATGCGACGAATGGTGAAATTTTAATTGAGGGAAAAGATATTGTGAAAATGAATGATGATAAGCTGGCATTATTCCGCCGTAATCATTTAGGATTCATTTTCCAAGATTATAACTTATTAGATACGTTAACGGTGAAAGAGAATATTGCTTTACCTCTTGCGTTATCAAGGGTGAAGGCAAGTGAAATTGATCGCCGCGTTCTTGAAATCGCGAAGAAATTTGGTATTGATCATATTTTAAATCAGTTCCCCTATCAAGTATCTGGTGGACAGAAACAGCGTTGCGCGGCATCACGTGCAATCGTTACGAATCCGAGTATGGTTTTTGGAGACGAGCCAACAGGAGCACTTGATTCAAAATCAGCAACAGATTTATTGGAAAGTATGAAGTTGTTAAATGAACATGATAATTCAACCATTTTAATGGTAACGCATGATGCGTTTGCAGCAAGTTACTGCAAGCGAGTTATCTTCATTAAAGATGGCGAGTTATATAAAGAATTACACCGCGGAGAATTAACTCGTAAACAATTCTTCCAACAAGTAGTCGACGTAATGTCTGCAATTTCTGGGGGTATGGCAGATGACATTATCTAG
- a CDS encoding ABC transporter permease, which translates to MYSKIAVSNVKKSFKDYAIYFLTLTLAVCIFYSFNSIESQKALTELKYSGSSYIKTLTSALAGISVFVSIILGSLILYASNFLIKKRKKELGIYMTLGMGKRRISSILVTETIIVGAISLISGLILGIAASQALSSLTLKLFDLPMNEYKFAVSTGAIGKTILYFGIMFLLVIIFNVFVISKYKIIDLLTASKKNEEIKFKNPIIHLIVFILCVISLGYAYKTILKIGFRIDNPMFLLAIILGILGTVLFFFSLSGFILYIVKKNKKVYLKELNIFIIKQINSKVNTNFLSMSLICLMLFLTIGILSTGISFKQATEEGLEQVTPFDASVRLYNVSQNNHEDTLNKIKSKISKNEKYIVYNEYDAELSVGELLKSRDKKLQPFNVSFVKVSDYNKILQLKGEKEINLNKDEVLISSDKGPVIKPINKKLKDSNKLNIKGKEYSVKQTKVIEENLHTTSGFTDNVCTIIINDEFLSGYKIRMSVFNVNYLDKNREEYNKKYDKIDHDFFMAGYRDRGMPQGVSKDQTYSESKGFTVMVLYIGIYIGIVFLITSMAVLALQQLSEASDSIERYKALKRIGANERMINKTIFMQTCIYFSLPVILALIHSVVGIKMMSETISNVYQLDITLPALMTAFIFIIVYVGYFFTTYIGYKNIVKSNL; encoded by the coding sequence ATGTACTCTAAGATTGCCGTAAGTAATGTAAAGAAGAGTTTTAAGGATTATGCTATATATTTCTTAACACTAACATTAGCTGTTTGTATATTTTATAGCTTTAATTCAATAGAGTCCCAAAAGGCGCTTACTGAACTGAAGTATTCAGGTTCATCATATATAAAAACGTTAACTAGTGCATTGGCTGGTATATCAGTATTTGTATCCATCATATTAGGAAGTCTTATATTATATGCGAGTAATTTTTTAATAAAGAAACGTAAAAAAGAATTAGGAATTTATATGACCTTAGGTATGGGAAAAAGAAGAATATCTAGCATATTAGTAACAGAGACCATAATAGTTGGAGCTATATCTTTAATTAGCGGACTTATACTAGGGATTGCAGCATCACAAGCCTTATCTAGCTTGACTTTAAAGCTATTCGATTTACCGATGAATGAATATAAATTCGCAGTTTCGACAGGTGCTATAGGTAAGACTATATTGTACTTTGGTATCATGTTCTTACTTGTTATAATCTTTAATGTATTTGTTATTTCTAAATACAAGATCATCGATTTGTTAACAGCAAGTAAGAAAAATGAAGAGATAAAATTTAAAAATCCTATTATACATCTAATAGTATTTATTTTATGCGTAATCTCGCTTGGCTATGCATATAAAACAATACTGAAAATAGGCTTCAGGATAGATAATCCTATGTTCCTGCTAGCAATAATCCTTGGAATTTTAGGTACAGTATTATTTTTCTTTAGTTTATCTGGATTCATCTTGTATATAGTAAAGAAAAATAAAAAGGTATATTTAAAAGAGCTAAATATTTTTATAATTAAACAAATAAATAGTAAGGTGAATACGAATTTTTTATCCATGTCTCTCATTTGTTTAATGTTATTTCTTACAATAGGGATATTGTCTACTGGAATAAGTTTTAAACAAGCTACTGAAGAAGGACTTGAACAAGTAACGCCTTTTGATGCTAGCGTAAGGTTGTACAATGTTAGTCAAAATAACCATGAAGATACGTTAAATAAGATTAAATCTAAAATAAGTAAAAATGAAAAATATATAGTTTACAATGAATATGATGCAGAGTTAAGCGTAGGAGAATTGTTGAAATCTCGAGATAAAAAGCTTCAACCATTTAACGTAAGCTTTGTTAAGGTATCTGATTATAATAAAATTCTCCAATTAAAGGGTGAAAAAGAAATAAATTTAAATAAGGATGAGGTTTTAATCTCATCAGATAAAGGTCCAGTAATTAAACCAATTAATAAAAAGTTGAAAGACAGTAATAAACTTAATATTAAGGGAAAAGAATATTCGGTAAAACAAACTAAAGTTATAGAAGAAAATCTTCATACTACTAGTGGTTTTACAGATAATGTATGTACAATCATTATAAATGATGAATTTTTATCAGGTTATAAGATTCGTATGTCAGTATTTAATGTAAATTATTTAGATAAAAACAGAGAAGAATATAATAAAAAATATGATAAAATCGACCATGACTTTTTTATGGCTGGATATCGGGATAGAGGTATGCCGCAGGGGGTATCAAAGGATCAAACATACTCAGAATCCAAGGGGTTCACAGTTATGGTGCTGTATATCGGAATATATATTGGAATCGTGTTCTTAATTACTAGCATGGCTGTATTAGCTCTTCAACAATTATCAGAGGCCAGTGATAGTATAGAAAGATATAAAGCCTTAAAGAGAATTGGTGCAAACGAAAGAATGATTAACAAAACAATTTTTATGCAAACTTGCATATATTTTAGTCTTCCGGTTATTCTTGCATTGATTCACTCAGTGGTGGGAATTAAGATGATGAGTGAAACGATAAGTAATGTGTATCAACTAGATATTACCCTTCCAGCGCTAATGACCGCTTTCATATTTATTATAGTGTATGTAGGATATTTCTTTACAACATATATAGGATATAAAAATATTGTTAAGAGTAATTTATAA
- a CDS encoding SRPBCC family protein, whose translation MLITFQMDIQAPIEKAFSYLEDPEKQMKWIQGLEGTENITTFNPANPVGTKFKQRLRERGRVQEYEGQVIAYKKNSLLGIQLHLPAFLIEVKYQLEVLTDKSCRLFLTEKIEAKTLFSKIMNFLLRGIIKRTIKKQMILLKQSVEGATVLESAE comes from the coding sequence ATGTTAATTACATTTCAGATGGATATTCAAGCACCTATTGAAAAAGCTTTTTCATATTTAGAAGATCCAGAAAAACAAATGAAGTGGATTCAGGGATTGGAAGGAACAGAAAATATTACAACATTTAATCCAGCTAACCCTGTAGGTACTAAATTTAAACAGCGTCTACGTGAAAGAGGTCGGGTTCAAGAGTACGAAGGTCAAGTGATTGCGTACAAAAAAAATAGTCTCTTAGGAATCCAGCTGCATCTTCCAGCGTTTTTAATTGAAGTCAAATATCAGCTTGAAGTACTAACTGATAAAAGTTGCAGACTATTTTTGACTGAAAAAATAGAAGCTAAAACTCTATTCAGTAAAATCATGAATTTTCTTTTACGTGGGATTATTAAACGGACAATAAAGAAACAAATGATTCTCTTAAAACAAAGTGTGGAAGGAGCAACTGTGCTGGAAAGTGCAGAATAG
- a CDS encoding S8 family peptidase, with amino-acid sequence MKIFKGMLVSTLAITAFTGLGKTSHIVSAASNNSVVQQKEANVEEKEEKQIIVKFKNEINLPYEDGIEKRIKHEKNDRVLEDFFFEFSDLTLTRLFTSVSPEEIQNLDERTQTSDNNSSANLLNYYTLQIPKGVQAENLLEKLKKSSLIEDVYINEPQKLTPPEIQIPNLSLNPSDDPRFKSQGYLTEAPSGINAPYAWGIKGGDGKGITFVDMEYGWLLNQEDLINQNIKLMSGQNLDQHVGHGTSVLGIVSAEDNNIGNIGITPKATVKVISQIRDNGQYNTADAILSAVNNLNAGDVLLLEAQASYDGYGKNYLPVEVRPEVFDAIRTGTDKGIVIIEAGANGSNDLDKFKDRDGKQVLNRNSKDFKDSGAIMVGAGSSTVPHGRLWFSNYGSRIDVYGWGENVDTTSAEPSRNLKNLYTSSFNGTSSASPIIAGAATSIQSIAKEHLGQPYKPSELRNILSNSSTGTQSKDPSFDRIGVLPDLKAILSKLGFQPNGEDTASKHPQEQEPNNQHIQANPLTFNTTIEGNLNDDDNVDVYTFTVNSPQNIDISLLNEKQIGMTWTLYHESDLQNFVAYGQNESNIIKGKYNAKPGEYYLYVYKYENKNGSYVLNVK; translated from the coding sequence ATGAAAATTTTTAAAGGAATGCTAGTGTCTACACTAGCAATTACAGCTTTTACGGGATTAGGAAAGACTTCTCATATAGTGAGTGCCGCTTCAAACAATTCAGTAGTACAGCAAAAAGAAGCTAATGTAGAAGAAAAAGAAGAAAAGCAAATCATTGTAAAGTTTAAAAATGAAATCAATTTACCGTATGAGGATGGTATAGAAAAGCGAATAAAACATGAAAAAAATGATAGAGTACTAGAAGACTTTTTTTTCGAATTCTCAGATTTAACATTAACTCGCTTATTTACATCTGTAAGTCCTGAAGAAATTCAAAATCTAGATGAACGTACACAAACATCCGATAATAATTCATCTGCTAATTTATTAAACTATTATACACTTCAAATTCCTAAGGGTGTACAAGCAGAAAATTTACTGGAAAAGCTAAAAAAATCTTCCCTAATAGAAGATGTATATATTAACGAACCGCAAAAATTAACACCACCTGAAATACAGATACCTAATTTATCCCTTAATCCATCTGATGATCCTAGATTTAAAAGCCAAGGGTATCTTACAGAAGCACCATCTGGAATCAATGCACCTTATGCATGGGGTATAAAAGGCGGAGATGGAAAAGGTATAACATTTGTAGATATGGAGTATGGATGGTTATTAAATCAAGAGGATTTAATAAATCAAAATATTAAACTTATGTCTGGACAGAATTTAGATCAGCACGTTGGTCATGGGACTTCAGTATTAGGAATTGTTTCAGCGGAAGATAATAATATAGGTAATATTGGTATTACACCAAAAGCTACAGTAAAGGTAATATCTCAAATAAGAGATAATGGTCAGTATAACACAGCAGATGCCATATTAAGCGCTGTAAATAATTTAAACGCTGGTGATGTTTTATTATTGGAGGCACAAGCATCTTATGATGGATATGGCAAGAATTATTTACCAGTTGAAGTGCGACCAGAAGTATTTGATGCCATTCGTACTGGAACGGATAAAGGAATCGTGATTATCGAGGCTGGAGCAAATGGTTCAAATGACTTAGACAAATTTAAAGATAGAGATGGAAAACAAGTCTTAAATCGTAATAGCAAAGATTTTAAAGATTCAGGTGCAATCATGGTCGGAGCTGGTTCATCAACTGTTCCTCACGGACGTTTATGGTTTTCAAATTATGGAAGTCGAATTGATGTATATGGATGGGGTGAAAATGTAGATACAACTTCTGCGGAACCAAGTAGAAATCTTAAAAATTTATATACGTCTAGCTTTAACGGTACATCGAGCGCTTCACCAATTATTGCTGGTGCAGCCACTTCCATACAAAGTATCGCTAAGGAACACTTGGGTCAACCTTATAAACCAAGTGAGTTAAGAAACATCTTAAGTAACTCAAGCACAGGAACACAATCTAAAGATCCATCTTTCGATAGAATTGGTGTTTTACCAGATTTAAAAGCTATATTGTCAAAATTAGGATTCCAACCAAATGGAGAAGATACAGCTTCAAAACACCCGCAAGAACAAGAGCCAAATAACCAACATATACAGGCAAATCCGTTAACCTTCAATACGACTATTGAAGGAAATCTTAACGACGATGATAACGTAGATGTCTATACTTTTACGGTTAATTCACCGCAAAATATAGATATTTCCCTATTAAATGAAAAACAGATTGGAATGACATGGACACTTTATCACGAATCAGATCTACAAAACTTTGTAGCATATGGGCAAAATGAGTCTAATATCATTAAAGGAAAATACAACGCGAAACCAGGGGAATATTATTTGTATGTCTACAAATATGAAAATAAAAATGGGTCGTATGTATTAAATGTAAAATAG
- a CDS encoding transposase — protein LCEQLKSYAKRYQELLHQKEQCITKMVRLAESRTEYPIILSFPGIGPNTAIRLLAEIGDITRFENNKQLNAFAGIDIRRFQSGKTFFKDKINKRGNKHLRKLLFLIIQNMIKL, from the coding sequence TTTTATGTGAACAACTCAAATCGTACGCGAAACGCTATCAGGAGCTCCTTCATCAAAAAGAACAGTGTATCACGAAGATGGTACGATTAGCTGAAAGTCGCACAGAATATCCAATTATTCTTAGTTTTCCAGGAATAGGTCCCAATACGGCTATACGTTTGTTAGCTGAAATCGGGGATATTACTCGCTTCGAAAATAACAAACAACTTAATGCATTTGCAGGTATTGATATACGCCGTTTTCAATCAGGAAAAACTTTTTTCAAAGATAAGATCAATAAACGTGGAAATAAGCATCTGCGTAAGCTTCTTTTTCTCATTATCCAGAACATGATAAAGCTA
- a CDS encoding ABC transporter ATP-binding protein: MKTILSVEKIEKYYGNKDNVTKAIDNISFKVDEGEFVGIMGPSGSGKTTLLNCISTIDHITTGKIIINNSDITRLKSKALDTFRRNELGFIFQDFNLLDTLTAYENIALALTIKGEKSSEIDGKIKAVAKYLEIEEVLNKYPYQMSGGQKQRVASARAIVTDPSLVLADEPTGALDSKSSRLLLERFGSLNKDLKTTILMVTHDAFTASYARRILFIKDGKIFNELVRGNDSRKEFFNKIIEVITLLGGDDNNVL; the protein is encoded by the coding sequence ATGAAAACCATATTAAGTGTTGAAAAAATTGAAAAGTATTATGGAAATAAAGATAACGTAACAAAGGCAATTGATAATATCAGCTTTAAAGTAGATGAAGGGGAATTCGTTGGAATCATGGGACCTTCAGGAAGTGGTAAAACGACACTTCTTAACTGTATTTCAACAATCGATCATATTACAACAGGAAAAATCATCATTAATAATAGTGACATTACTAGGTTAAAGTCAAAAGCATTAGATACATTTAGACGAAATGAGTTAGGCTTTATATTTCAGGATTTTAACCTATTAGATACTCTTACAGCATATGAAAATATTGCTTTAGCGTTAACAATTAAAGGTGAAAAAAGTTCAGAAATAGATGGGAAAATAAAAGCAGTAGCAAAGTATTTAGAGATTGAAGAAGTTTTAAACAAATATCCTTATCAGATGTCAGGTGGACAAAAACAAAGGGTTGCGTCAGCAAGAGCGATCGTGACAGATCCATCCTTAGTCCTTGCGGATGAACCAACCGGAGCGTTGGATTCTAAATCATCCAGATTATTACTGGAAAGATTTGGGAGTCTAAATAAAGATTTAAAGACAACAATTCTTATGGTTACGCATGATGCCTTTACAGCTAGTTATGCTCGTAGAATCCTTTTTATTAAAGATGGGAAAATCTTTAATGAGTTAGTAAGAGGAAATGATTCTCGAAAAGAATTCTTTAATAAAATTATCGAAGTAATCACATTGCTTGGAGGTGATGATAATAATGTACTCTAA
- a CDS encoding ABC transporter permease, whose protein sequence is MTLSSIALRNIQRNFKDYFLYFASMIFSIVMYFTFKALQYNSQMEKAAEGSKKISGGFQASSVMLIIFVAVFIIYSNGFFTRKRKKEVGLYSLLGIRKRQIGKMLFYENMLMGLMSLVIGIAIGSVLSKLFLELLVSMMGLNLNVHFEVPMSAIVDTAIIFMVIILYTSLQGYRLIYRFKLIELFHAEREGEEMPKGSVIMALISVFLISSGYFLSLMYDKAVKYADFMIVALYILLATVLGTYLLFMFFTVFVLKRARHNKSSFYNSMNIVTTSQLLYRIKGNAKSLATIAILSAVTLTAVGTSVTLYYNTFKQVRSFAPYSYSYEKKDAVLDQKVNAILDEEKQSHPVTNQFEIEMVPVTGKFEGKKVDMGRNKLDSITKQYQLISQSAFNQIAKKMDVDAVNLAADEAFVYDGLYIEGHEFSPVYKGNKAVFPIGNETKALTIKGAEGRTLTNLGELFVVVPDKVYNSAKKVSETRIVKNIDVKDEKNGKVLTEKLRKAMPVGTGETEFKQPFNDFYTGFHEMLEATGLMMFIGLFLGLVFLLATGSIIYFKQLTEASADRNRYIVLRKVGVTKQEMKRAIAKQVGFIFAIPLLVGICHSLFALKGLKTVMPNEILIPLLMSIGVYSVIYIGYYFLTVRSYYKIVSAK, encoded by the coding sequence ATGACATTATCTAGTATTGCTCTCCGCAACATACAGCGGAACTTTAAAGATTACTTTTTATACTTTGCATCTATGATCTTTAGCATCGTTATGTATTTTACATTTAAGGCACTTCAGTACAATTCACAAATGGAAAAAGCCGCGGAAGGCTCCAAGAAAATTAGTGGGGGATTCCAAGCTTCAAGTGTAATGCTTATTATTTTCGTAGCGGTATTTATTATATACTCTAACGGATTCTTTACACGAAAGCGTAAAAAAGAAGTTGGATTATATTCTTTATTAGGTATTCGTAAAAGACAAATTGGTAAAATGCTGTTTTATGAAAATATGTTAATGGGATTAATGTCATTAGTAATTGGAATTGCGATTGGGAGTGTGCTTTCAAAATTATTCCTTGAACTACTAGTAAGTATGATGGGATTAAACTTAAATGTTCACTTTGAAGTACCGATGTCCGCGATTGTTGATACAGCAATTATCTTTATGGTGATTATATTGTACACATCACTTCAAGGATATCGTTTAATTTACCGCTTTAAACTGATTGAGCTTTTCCATGCGGAACGTGAAGGAGAAGAAATGCCAAAAGGGTCAGTGATTATGGCGTTGATCTCAGTATTTTTAATTAGTTCAGGTTATTTCTTATCACTGATGTATGATAAAGCAGTTAAGTATGCGGACTTTATGATAGTTGCACTGTATATTTTACTTGCGACAGTATTAGGAACGTACTTACTATTTATGTTCTTTACTGTATTTGTGTTGAAACGTGCAAGACATAATAAATCATCTTTCTATAATAGCATGAACATAGTGACGACATCACAGTTACTATATCGTATTAAAGGAAATGCGAAGTCACTTGCGACAATTGCGATATTAAGTGCAGTCACATTAACAGCAGTTGGTACATCTGTAACGCTGTATTACAATACGTTTAAACAAGTGAGATCTTTTGCACCATACAGTTATTCTTACGAGAAAAAAGATGCGGTACTTGATCAGAAAGTAAATGCGATTTTGGATGAAGAGAAACAGAGCCATCCTGTAACGAACCAATTCGAAATAGAAATGGTTCCTGTGACAGGGAAGTTTGAAGGAAAAAAAGTAGATATGGGTAGGAATAAACTGGATTCAATTACCAAGCAATATCAGCTTATATCGCAATCAGCATTTAATCAAATAGCAAAGAAAATGGATGTAGATGCAGTAAATTTAGCTGCTGATGAAGCTTTTGTATATGATGGTTTGTATATTGAAGGTCATGAATTCAGTCCGGTATATAAAGGGAACAAAGCTGTATTCCCAATAGGAAATGAAACAAAGGCATTGACGATTAAAGGTGCTGAAGGGCGTACTCTAACGAACTTAGGTGAATTATTCGTTGTTGTACCAGATAAAGTATATAACAGTGCAAAAAAAGTATCTGAGACACGTATTGTTAAAAATATCGATGTAAAAGATGAAAAGAATGGTAAAGTACTAACGGAGAAATTAAGGAAAGCGATGCCAGTTGGAACTGGGGAAACAGAATTTAAACAACCTTTCAATGATTTCTACACTGGTTTCCACGAGATGCTGGAAGCAACAGGGTTAATGATGTTTATCGGTCTCTTCTTAGGTCTAGTGTTCTTACTAGCAACAGGTTCTATCATTTACTTCAAACAATTAACAGAAGCAAGTGCAGACCGTAATCGCTATATAGTACTCCGCAAAGTTGGAGTTACAAAACAAGAAATGAAAAGAGCGATTGCAAAACAAGTAGGCTTTATCTTCGCGATTCCATTATTAGTAGGAATCTGCCACAGCTTATTTGCATTAAAAGGATTAAAGACAGTAATGCCAAATGAAATTCTGATTCCATTACTAATGAGTATCGGTGTGTATAGCGTTATTTATATCGGATATTACTTCTTAACAGTTCGTTCTTATTATAAGATTGTGAGCGCGAAGTAA